GCGGCGCCAAGCGGGTCGGGAAGCATATCGCGCTGTACTTGGCCGGCAAAGGCGCTCATATCGCCTTCAGCTACAACCAGGCGCACGAGTGGGAGGAGACCAAGGCGGAGATCGAGTCACACGGGGTGCGGTCCCTGGCCATGCAGGTGAACGTGACCCGGTCCGACCAGGTGCGGGCCTTTGTGGACGCGACCATCGAGCGCTTCGGACGCATTGACGTGCTGATCAACAACGCCTCGGTCTGGCTGAGGGCGCCGTTCCTGCAGATTCGCGAGGAGGATTGGGACCTGGCCATGGACGTGAACCTGAAGGGGCCCTTCATCTGCTCGCAGTTGGTGGCGCCGCATATGCTCAAGCAAGGCAGAGGTGTGATCATCAACATCACGGACCTGTCGGCCTTTCAGACGTGGCCGGAGTATGCCCATCATGCGGCCAGCAAGGCCGGCCTGTGGTCCCTGACGAAGTCCATGGCGGTGGAATTAGCGCCGGCGGTGCGGGTCAATGCCATCGCCCCCGGCACCATCCTCCTGCCGGATAATGCGCCGCCGGAGAAGCGCCGCTGGGCGGAGGAGAAGTCCCTGCTCAAGACGGTAGGCTCGCCCCTGGATGTCGCCCGGCTGATCGAGTTCCTGATCGAGTGCGATTTCGCCACGG
The sequence above is drawn from the Anaerolineae bacterium genome and encodes:
- a CDS encoding SDR family oxidoreductase, yielding GAKRVGKHIALYLAGKGAHIAFSYNQAHEWEETKAEIESHGVRSLAMQVNVTRSDQVRAFVDATIERFGRIDVLINNASVWLRAPFLQIREEDWDLAMDVNLKGPFICSQLVAPHMLKQGRGVIINITDLSAFQTWPEYAHHAASKAGLWSLTKSMAVELAPAVRVNAIAPGTILLPDNAPPEKRRWAEEKSLLKTVGSPLDVARLIEFLIECDFATGSVYFVDGGRSLT